In Streptomyces ambofaciens ATCC 23877, a single genomic region encodes these proteins:
- a CDS encoding flavodoxin family protein, whose translation MTRRFLFLLGSSRPDGNTELLARRAAEQLPSGVEQRWIDLAAHPLPEFEDLRHDSDHARPTEGSAGLLLDATLAATDLVIASPLYWYSLSAPVKRYLDHWSGWLRTPGLDFKATLSGRTLWGVTALAHEEQEVADPLIGTLNNSAAYMGMRFGGVLLGNGSKPGDVLRDTDALTRAKTFFAREAPLARFPYERTDAVSAR comes from the coding sequence ATGACCCGCCGATTCCTCTTCCTGCTGGGCAGCAGCCGTCCCGACGGCAACACCGAGCTGCTCGCCCGGCGCGCCGCCGAACAGCTGCCGTCCGGCGTCGAGCAGCGCTGGATCGACCTGGCCGCGCATCCACTGCCCGAGTTCGAGGACCTGCGCCACGACAGCGACCACGCGCGCCCCACGGAGGGCAGCGCCGGCCTGCTCCTCGATGCGACGCTCGCCGCGACCGATCTCGTGATCGCCTCGCCGCTGTACTGGTACTCGCTGTCCGCCCCGGTCAAGCGCTACCTGGACCACTGGTCCGGCTGGCTGCGCACCCCCGGCCTGGACTTCAAGGCCACCCTGTCCGGCCGCACCCTGTGGGGCGTCACCGCGCTGGCGCACGAGGAGCAGGAGGTCGCCGACCCGCTGATCGGCACCCTGAACAACTCGGCGGCCTACATGGGCATGCGCTTCGGCGGAGTGCTGCTCGGCAACGGCAGCAAGCCCGGGGACGTCCTGCGGGACACGGACGCGCTGACACGGGCCAAGACCTTCTTCGCGCGGGAGGCGCCGCTCGCCCGTTTCCCGTACGAGCGCACGGACGCCGTG